A segment of the Staphylococcus ratti genome:
TTCAATCTAAAATGTTTAAAGCATTAGGATTTACAGAAGAAAGTGCACAAGAACAATTCGGCTTCTTGTTAGATGCATTTAAATACGGTGCGCCGCCACATGGTGGAATTGCGCTTGGTCTTGATAGACTTGTAATGTTGTTGACAGGCGCGTCTAATTTACGTGATACTATCGCTTTCCCTAAAACAGCATCAGCTACTGATTTATTAACAGATGCACCAAGTGAAGTATCAGACAAACAATTGGATGAATTATCATTACGTATTAAGCATTAAAATCATTTCACTTGCTAAAAAAAGGATTTGTGATATGATTGATGCATAAGATAGTCGTCTGTAGTGTACGTAAGTTCGCTTTATGTATTTTGACCTAACACTCTTTGATCAGGGAGTCCAATAGGTTTTCTTGCAGCGCACACGCCTCTATAGGAGGACGTGCAAAACAAGAAACAGGACACCCACCTGTATATAGCAGGCCAAAATGATCAAGCACTTTAAAACTACGGCATAACGGATTCTATCGGTACGCAAGACTTTATGTCTTGCGTATTTTTATGCGTTGGATTAGATTAAAGGAGTCAATTATGAAACATCAATTTTCTAGAAATGAATTAGCAATCGGCCAAGAAGGTTTAAAATTGTTAGAAAATACAACAGTGGCTGTATTAGGTGTCGGAGGAGTAGGTTCATTCGCGGCGGAGGCTCTTGCACGTACGAATATTGGACATATTATTTTAATTGATAAAGATAATGTAGACATTACGAATGTCAATCGACAGTTACACGCGCTTACAACAACTGTAGGCCAAAGTAAAGTGAGTTTGATGGAAGAGCGAGTTAAACTGATTAATCCTAATTGTAAGGTGACGCCTTTGCACATGTTTTATACAGAAGAAACATACGAACAATTATTTAATGATTATGATATTGACTATATTATTGACGCGAGCGATACTATCATTTATAAAGTGCATCTTATGGAACAATGTTTAGCGCGCGATATTAAAATCATATCTAGTATGGGCGCAGCGAACAAAATTGATCCAACACGTTTTCAAATTACAGATATTTCTAAAACACATACGGACCCAATCGCACGTGTTATACGTCATCAATTGAAACGTAAAGGCATTTATAAAGGGATACCTGTCGTATTTTCTGATGAAAGCCCTATCGTCATTAGAGAAGATGTAAAAGCGGTTGTAGGCGATGCTAATGGTCAAAACCGTAAAGCACAAATGCCACCATCTTCGAATGCTTTCGTGCCAAGTGTGGTAGGACTAATTCTTGCAAGTTACGTTTGTAATGATATTACACGTGATATTACTTTAACACGTATTAAAGATAAATAAGATAGAGGCTAGGATAACATCTTGCTTTGGGAATGCTATTATTGTTCCCAGAGCGCGTGATGTGTGTCCTGGCCTCTATGTTTTATTGTTTTTTTAAATTGTCATAAATAGACTTAAACTGTTGTTCCGCTTTAGATGTTGTTTTAGGTTGGTAATACACCTTGTTTTTTAAAACGTCAGGTAAATATTGTTGTTTGACATAACCATTGTCATAATTATGCGGGTATTTGTAGCCAATCGCACGCCCCAAATCTTTTGCACCGCTATAATGACCATCTTTCAAATGATCCGGTATTTGTCCAACTTGACCTTTTCTTATATCAGATAAGGCAGCATCAATCGATTTGATAGCAGTATTCGATTTTGGAGATAGGCATAATTCGATAACAGCTTGACTTAGAGGGATTCGCGCTTCAGGAAAACCGAGTCGTTCAGCTGCTTCTATCGCTGCTAAAGTGCGTTGTCCCGCAGCTGGTGATGCCAAACTAATATCTTCATAACTGATGACTAAAAGCCTTCTCGCAATCGTAGGCAAATCACCTGCTTGAATTAAACGAGCTAAATAGTGTAGTGCTGCATCGACGTCACTGCCGCGTATAGACTTTTGAAATGCACTCATGACGTCGTAGTGCATATCACCATCTTTATCACTTAAAAAAGCGCCACGTTGTAAACAATCTTCAGCATCCTGTAGTGAGATGTTTGGTGGTGTTTCAGATGCACTTAGTACCGCAAGTTCTAATGCATTTAATGCACTGCGGACATCGCCTTGGCTTTGTGTAGCGAAATATTCGAATGCTTCATCAGAAATGGTAGCTTCATATGATTTCAATCCTTGTGATGCATCGTTGAGCGCATTGTTGAGTGCTTGCTTGATATCGTTTGTGTTTAATGGATAGAGTTCAAAAATTTGTGCGCGAGAACGAATCGCGGGATTGATCGCATGATAAGGATTTGACGTGGTAGCCCCAATCAAAACGATTTTTCCATTTTCAAGGTGGGGTAATAAAAAATCTTGTTTTGCTTTATCTAAACGATGTATTTCATCAAGCAATAAAATCACTTGGCCTGACATTTTAGCTTCATCTACAATCATCTGCATATCTTTTTTAGTATTTGTGACCGCATTTAATTGTCGAAATTTAAATGCGGTGCTTCCTGCGATCGCTTGAGCAATGCTTGTCTTTCCTATTCCAGGTGGCCCATAAAAAATCATAGAAGACAGGCGTTGTGCATTGACCATACGTCTTATAATCCCTTTTTCTCCAACCAAATGTGATTGACCTATGACATCATCTATTGTTTTTGGTCTCATGCGAGACGCGAGTGGTTCAGTATTCATAATCTCCCTCCATGTACAAAACAATACAAATTTAAGTCTTTGTTTTAGCTCTCATTTGTACTCTTATAACAATAGTATTATACTAATATAAATAATGATAAAATGTAAGTATATTGGATATCAATAAGGTGAGGTTAAATTATGAAAATATCAACTAAGGGCAGATACGGGCTAACATTAATGATTGCTTTAGCCAAGCGTCACGGTACGGGATGTGTCTCGCTTAAGACCATTGCAGAAGAAAACAATTTGAGCGATTTATATTTAGAACAACTTGTGGGCCCTTTAAGAAATGCGGGTTTAATTCGTAGCGTGCGTGGAGCTAAAGGGGGCTATGAACTTAAAATGCCAGCTGAAGAAATTACTGCCGGAGACATTATTCGTTTACTCGAAGGCCCATTAACGATTGTTGAGCGTATTGAATCAGAGTCGCCAGCACAACAGCAATTATGGTTGAGAATGCGAGATGCCGTTAAGGATGTTTTAGATCAAACGACGTTACAATCGTTAGCTGAATATCAAGAAAAAGATAATCTTGAAGGCTACATGTTCTACATTTAACTTATAACTCAAACGTACAACAATGTCGCAAATGAATCATTTGAAGCATTGTTGTATTTTTTAGGAGGAAAGATGAATGCATACATTTACACTTAATGATGGTCATATTATCGAACAAATTGGTTTTGGTACATACAAACTAAATGGAATAAACGGCGTGCACGCGATACATACGGCACTTAAAGCAGGATATAGAGTGTTAGATACGGCATACAATTATGAAAACGAAGGTGCAGTAGGGAAAGCAATTAAACAGAGCGGCATCCCTCGAAAAGATATCACGATTATTTCTAAATTACCCGGCCGATATCAGTCATATGATGATGTCTTTCAAACAATTCAAGAAAGCCTATTTCGCTTAGGTGTAGATTATATCGATATTTACTTAATTCATTGGCCTAACCCAAGACAAGGCCTCTATGTAGAAGCATGGAAAGCTATGATTGCTGCCCAAAAAGCAGGACTCATTCGTTCGATAGGCGTTTGTAACTTTTTACCAGAGTACATCGACACATTAAAAGAAGAAACAGGTGTTTTGCCAGTCATTAATCAAATTGAATTACACCCGTATTTTAATCAAGAGAATATGATTTCATTCCATAAAGAAAATGACATTTTAATACAAGCATGGAGCCCAATAGGTAGAGATAATGGTGTATTAAACGAAACATGTTTAAAACATCTAGCAGTAAAATATAATAAGTCCGTGGCACAAATTGTTTTGAAATGGCATATTCAAAGAGGAATTATGCCAATTCCTAAAGCTACAAAACCACATAGACAAATTGAAAATTACACACTATTTGATTTTCATTTATCTGAGGAAGATGTACATCAAATCAATCAATTGACGAGAGAAGAAGGACGACGCAAAGGTCAAGACCCTGCAAGTTACGAAGAATTTTAAGGTCTAAAATACAGAAAACCAATACTTTAGAAAGTGATTGGATCATCCTATGTTTACGAATATATGATAAGGGTAATGTCATAATATCTTGAACAAGGAGGGTATCCATTATGGATAAAAAACAAGGCGAAGAGTATTTAAACAAAGCAAAAGACGCTTACGACAAGTATCAAGATAGTAAAAACGATGACAACAAAGATAACGATGGTGAAAAAGGCGGATTATTTGATAAAGCAAAAGAAGCTTTTGACAAATTTTCTGGGGACGATAAATAATAATAAAAAGAGCAATGAACTTTTAAAGTTTCATTGCTCTTTTTATATACTATAATCATTAAAATCCATCATTATTTATTTCCGTCATGACTTCTTGAAATAATTTAAAGGAGCGATGTTGTAGCTGTTCATCAAAAATATAACTTACAGTCATCACTTCATCGATAGGACCGTAATGTGCGATAAATTGTTTTAGCTTTTGTTTCACCGTTGCTTTATCTCCAACGAGACTATCTTCAATTCTTTGTGTGGCCATTGCAACCATTCTTGGAGATAATATCGCATGTAAGTCATCAACGGGTGGTTGCATTTTTTCCATCTGTCCATTTAAAATGCTCGCAAAAACTTGGGCTTGCGTTGTAGCAAGATAAGCCGCTTCATCATTCGTTTCTGCTAATATCGCATTGAGACAAACGATAATGTAAGGTTCTTTTAAAGTATTTGAAGGTTCGAATGACTCTCTATAAATGGCTAATGCTTCTTTCATTTGCTGAGGTGCAAAATGCCCGGCAAATACATATGGTAAGCCTTCTCGGGCAGCAACATATGCTGAATCTGTTGAAGAACCTAAAATATAGAGTGGTACGTTTTTATTAACCGCCGGTATTGCTTTTACATAACTTTGATTAGATTCAGGACCAAAATAGCTTTGGAGTTGTTGCACTTCTTCTGGAAATTGATATACGCCATCATGTTTATCGCGACGAAGCGCACTTGCTGTTGCCATATCTGTTCCCGGCGCTCTTCCTAATCCTAAGTCGACACGATCACCATAGAGTAAATGTAAAGTGCCAAATTGTTCAGCCACGATTAAAGGTGCATGGTTTGGTAACATTATGCCACCGGAACCAATGCGCATATGCTTTGTTTCACTCAAGCAATGTTGAATTAACAGTGCAGTGGCGGAACTGACTAAATTAGGGGCATTATGGTGTTCTGCAATCCAATAGCGTTCATAATTTAACTGTTCTAGGTGTTGCGCCAAAGAAGTCATTTGTTTAATGGCTTCTTTTTCATTTGATCCTTCACGTATAGGAACCAAATTTAGTGCGGAATATCGAATTTGATTTGACATATTATACACTTCCTTTAATTTTACTATATCAAACTGACATGACAGAACACATTTTTTGTGCTTATAGAAAATAATGATTATGTATAAATTCATCTTTTTTAAATAACATGATATTCTTAAATCAAGCTTAAAATAACAACCGATTCCTTAAAACTACCCACTAGAAATTTTAGTGTGCTAGTGCTAAAATAGGAACATTAAAAACGAGAAAGGAATGTCGAATGATGGGCATCTATGCTGATTATGCCGCGACTACACCAACAAAACCTGAAGTGATTGAAGCAATGATGAAAATATATGAGACGCACTACGGGAACCCTTCTTCTATACATGCGCAAGGACGAGATGCACGTCGCTTTCTTGATGAATCCAGACGCACGGTAGCACAATGTTTGAATGCACAACCGAATGAAATCATCTTTACAAGTGGTGCAACTGAATCTAATAATACCGCTATTAAAGGTATTGCTTT
Coding sequences within it:
- a CDS encoding tRNA threonylcarbamoyladenosine dehydratase — its product is MKHQFSRNELAIGQEGLKLLENTTVAVLGVGGVGSFAAEALARTNIGHIILIDKDNVDITNVNRQLHALTTTVGQSKVSLMEERVKLINPNCKVTPLHMFYTEETYEQLFNDYDIDYIIDASDTIIYKVHLMEQCLARDIKIISSMGAANKIDPTRFQITDISKTHTDPIARVIRHQLKRKGIYKGIPVVFSDESPIVIREDVKAVVGDANGQNRKAQMPPSSNAFVPSVVGLILASYVCNDITRDITLTRIKDK
- a CDS encoding replication-associated recombination protein A, whose protein sequence is MNTEPLASRMRPKTIDDVIGQSHLVGEKGIIRRMVNAQRLSSMIFYGPPGIGKTSIAQAIAGSTAFKFRQLNAVTNTKKDMQMIVDEAKMSGQVILLLDEIHRLDKAKQDFLLPHLENGKIVLIGATTSNPYHAINPAIRSRAQIFELYPLNTNDIKQALNNALNDASQGLKSYEATISDEAFEYFATQSQGDVRSALNALELAVLSASETPPNISLQDAEDCLQRGAFLSDKDGDMHYDVMSAFQKSIRGSDVDAALHYLARLIQAGDLPTIARRLLVISYEDISLASPAAGQRTLAAIEAAERLGFPEARIPLSQAVIELCLSPKSNTAIKSIDAALSDIRKGQVGQIPDHLKDGHYSGAKDLGRAIGYKYPHNYDNGYVKQQYLPDVLKNKVYYQPKTTSKAEQQFKSIYDNLKKQ
- the cymR gene encoding cysteine metabolism transcriptional regulator CymR; this encodes MKISTKGRYGLTLMIALAKRHGTGCVSLKTIAEENNLSDLYLEQLVGPLRNAGLIRSVRGAKGGYELKMPAEEITAGDIIRLLEGPLTIVERIESESPAQQQLWLRMRDAVKDVLDQTTLQSLAEYQEKDNLEGYMFYI
- a CDS encoding aldo/keto reductase, whose amino-acid sequence is MHTFTLNDGHIIEQIGFGTYKLNGINGVHAIHTALKAGYRVLDTAYNYENEGAVGKAIKQSGIPRKDITIISKLPGRYQSYDDVFQTIQESLFRLGVDYIDIYLIHWPNPRQGLYVEAWKAMIAAQKAGLIRSIGVCNFLPEYIDTLKEETGVLPVINQIELHPYFNQENMISFHKENDILIQAWSPIGRDNGVLNETCLKHLAVKYNKSVAQIVLKWHIQRGIMPIPKATKPHRQIENYTLFDFHLSEEDVHQINQLTREEGRRKGQDPASYEEF
- a CDS encoding LLM class flavin-dependent oxidoreductase — protein: MSNQIRYSALNLVPIREGSNEKEAIKQMTSLAQHLEQLNYERYWIAEHHNAPNLVSSATALLIQHCLSETKHMRIGSGGIMLPNHAPLIVAEQFGTLHLLYGDRVDLGLGRAPGTDMATASALRRDKHDGVYQFPEEVQQLQSYFGPESNQSYVKAIPAVNKNVPLYILGSSTDSAYVAAREGLPYVFAGHFAPQQMKEALAIYRESFEPSNTLKEPYIIVCLNAILAETNDEAAYLATTQAQVFASILNGQMEKMQPPVDDLHAILSPRMVAMATQRIEDSLVGDKATVKQKLKQFIAHYGPIDEVMTVSYIFDEQLQHRSFKLFQEVMTEINNDGF